One region of Arvicola amphibius chromosome 3, mArvAmp1.2, whole genome shotgun sequence genomic DNA includes:
- the Glce gene encoding D-glucuronyl C5-epimerase, producing MRCLAARVNYKTLIIICALFTLVTVLLWNKCSSDKAIQFPRHLSSGFRVDGLEKRTATSESNHYANHMAKQQPEEAFPQEQQKAPPVVGGFNNNGGSKVLGLKYEEIDCLINDEHTIKGRREGNEVFLPFTWVEKYFDVYGKVVQYDGYDRFEFSHSYSKVYAQRAPYHPDGVFMSFEGYNVEVRDRVKCISGVEGVPLSTQWGPQGYFYPIQIAQYGLSHYSKNLTEKPPHIEVYETAEDRDRNVRPTEWTVPKGCFMASVADKSRSTNVKQFIAPETSEGVSLQLGNTKDFIISFDLKLLTNGSVSVVLETTEKNQLFTVHYVSNTQLIAFKDRDIYYGIGPRTSWSTVTRDLVTDLRKGVGLSNTKAVKPTKIMPKKVVRLIAKGKGFLDNITISTTAHMAAFFAASDWLVRNQDEKGGWPIMVTRKLGEGFKSLEPGWYSAMAQGQAISTLVRAYLLTKDHIFLNSALRATAPYKFLSEQHGVKAVFMNKHDWYEEYPTTPSSFVLNGFMYSLIGLYDLKETAGEKLGKEARSLYERGMESLKAMLPLYDTGSGTIYDLRHFMLGIAPNLARWDYHTTHINQLQLLSTIDESPIFKEFVKRWKSYLKGSRAKHN from the exons ATGCGTTGTTTGGCAGCTCGGGTCAACTACAAGACTTTGATTATCATCTGTGCGCTATTCACCTTGGTCACAGTACTTTTGTGGAACAAATGTTCCAGCGACAAAGCAATCCAGTTTCCGCGGCACTTGAGCAGTGGATTCAGAGTGGATGGATTAGAAAAAAGAACAGCAACATCTGAAAGTAACCACTATGCCAACCACATGGCCAAGCAGCAGCCagaggaggcatttcctcaggaGCAACAGAAAGCACCCCCTGTCGTTGGGGGCTTCAATAACAATGGGGGAAGCAAGGTGTTAGGACTCAAATATGAGGAGATTGACTGCCTCATAAATGATGAACACACAATTAAAGGGAGACGAGAGGGGAATGAAGTTTTTCTTCCATTCACTTGGGTAGAGAAATACTTTGATGTTTACGGAAAGGTGGTCCAGTATGATGGCTATGATCGATTTGAATTCTCTCATAGCTATTCCAAAGTCTATGCACAGAGAGCCCCTTACCACCCTGATGGTGTGTTTATGTCCTTCGAAGGCTACAATGTGGAAGTCCGAGACAGAGTCAAGTGTATAAGTGGAGTTGAAG gtGTGCCATTATCTACACAATGGGGACCTCAAGGCTATTTCTACCCAATTCAGATTGCACAGTATGGACTAAGTCATTACAGCAAGAATCTAACTGAGAAACCCCCTCACATAGAGGTATACGAAACAGCAGAAGACAGGGACAGAAACGTCAGACCTACTGAATGGACTGTGCCCAAGGGTTGCTTCATGGCAAGTGTGGCTGACAAGTCTAGATCCACCAATGTTAAACAGTTTATTGCTCCAG AAACCAGTGAAGGTGTGTCTTTACAGCTGGGAAACACAAAAGACTTCATTATTTCATTTGACCTCAAGCTCTTAACAAATGGGAGTGTATCCGTGGTTCTGGAGACCACAGAAAAGAATCAGCTCTTCACTGTGCATTATGTCTCAAACACCCAGCTAAttgcttttaaagacagggaTATATACTACGGCATTGGGCCCAGAACATCGTGGAGTACAGTTACCAGAGACCTGGTCACTGATCTCAGGAAAGGAGTGGGTCTTTCCAACACAAAAGCTGTCAAGCCAACCAAAATCATGCCCAAAAAGGTGGTTAGATTGATTGCAAAAGGGAAGGGATTCCTGGACAACATTACCATCTCAACCACAGCCCACATGGCTGCATTCTTTGCTGCTAGTGACTGGCTAGTGAGGAACCAGGATGAGAAAGGTGGCTGGCCAATTATGGTGACCCGGAAGTTAGGGGAAGGGTTTAAGTCTTTAGAACCAGGGTGGTACTCTGCTATGGCACAAGGGCAAGCCATCTCTACATTAGTCAGGGCCTATCTTCTAACAAAAGACCATATATTCCTCAATTCAGCTTTAAGGGCAACAGCCCCATACAAGTTTCTGTCAGAGCAGCATGGAGTTAAAGCTGTGTTTATGAATAAACATGACTGGTATGAAGAATATCCAACTACACCTAgctcttttgttttaaatggcTTTATGTATTCTTTAATTGGGCTGTATGACCTAAAAGAAACAGCAGGGGAGAAACTTGGGAAAGAGGCAAGGTCCTTGTATGAGCGTGGCATGGAATCTCTTAAAGCCATGCTGCCCTTGTATGATACTGGCTCTGGAACCATCTATGACCTTCGCCACTTCATGCTGGGCATTGCTCCCAACCTGGCCCGCTGGGACTATCACACCACCCACATCAACCAGCTGCAGCTGCTCAGTACCATCGATGAGTCTCCAATCTTCAAAGAGTTTGTCAAGAGGTGGAAAAGCTACCTGAAAGGCAGCAGGGCAAAGCACAACTAG